The Marinilongibacter aquaticus genome has a window encoding:
- a CDS encoding DUF4134 domain-containing protein → MALLTIQYSAYAQDGIEGINEANTKVRSYFAAGTNLMYAVGAILGLIGAVKVYQKWNNGDQDTGKVAAAWFGSCIFLVVVATVIQSFFGI, encoded by the coding sequence ATGGCATTACTGACCATTCAATACAGTGCTTATGCACAGGATGGTATTGAGGGGATCAACGAAGCCAACACCAAAGTACGCAGCTACTTTGCCGCAGGCACCAACCTGATGTATGCTGTGGGAGCGATCCTTGGCTTAATTGGGGCGGTCAAGGTGTATCAAAAATGGAACAATGGCGATCAGGACACCGGCAAAGTGGCTGCCGCCTGGTTTGGCAGTTGTATTTTTCTGGTGGTTGTGGCTACCGTGA